A region from the Mercenaria mercenaria strain notata chromosome 7, MADL_Memer_1, whole genome shotgun sequence genome encodes:
- the LOC123554957 gene encoding uncharacterized protein LOC123554957 — MAFMKNQLMLHPPLYLHNTMVFTQFNSIIDQLPTTLNDPIEITDEVYEEDSITSLGQFETKRRMLTMKQLQTETIKDNINQKLRTYWNMYSELKAVLKSNSTKLTQKQFEFVMNYFIAKKDFYAEIKAELGKISRVNET; from the exons ATGGCTTTTATGAAAAATCAACTTATGTTACATCCTCCACTCTATTTACACAACACAATGGTATTTACTCAATTTAACTCGATTATTGATCAGCTTCCAACAACATTGAATGATCCAATTGAAATAACGGATGAAGTTTATGAAGAAGACAGCATAACAAGTCTGGGGCAGTTTGAAACTAAAAGGAGAATGCTGACGATGAAACAGCTCCAAACAGAGACAATAAAG GATAATATCAACCAAAAGCTGCGAACGTACTGGAATATGTATTCTGAACTTAAGGCAGTCTTAAAGAGCAATAGTACAAAGCTTACACAGAAACAATTTGAGTTTGTAATGAACTACTTTATA GCAAAGAAAGATTTCTATGCGGAAATAAAAGCAGAGTTAGGAAAGATATCGAGAGTGAACGAGACGTGA